The Vibrio orientalis CIP 102891 = ATCC 33934 genomic sequence AGCGCATCGCTCGCCATATTCATGACAACTATCCAGATAATGCTGTCGCAATTATTGATCGATGGCTTGGGGATAGGGATGTCTATTCGAAGGCTTAAACAATGACTGTCATCCTCGAGAACGAGGGACGAGCGAGTTGGGGAGCTCTTAAAGCAAGCAAACAACTGACAAAGATGCCCTACTCACTCTTTCGTCGTTCTATGGAATGACATATTTAACCACGTCATCCTCAAGAGTGAGGAACGAACGAGTTGGGGATCTCATAAAGCAAGTAGAGAGCTTATATCGATTCTCTAGTCCTTAACTTGCAGAATCTCATCCCACGGCAAGTTCTCATCACCTAATACAATAAAGTTCGGGTTTTCCAACGTATCGCGCTCATTATAAGAAAGCGGTTCTAGCTGAGTACTTAAAATACGACCGCCCGCCTCTTCAACAATACATTGCGTCGCAGCAGTATCCCATTCACCCGTTGGTCCTAGACGTAAGTAACAATCGACCGCTCCTTCGGCAACCAAACACGCTTTTAGTGCCGCAGAACCAAGTGGCACTAAGTCGTAATTCCACGCGCTGCTCATACGGCCGGTAATACGGTTGATATCCTGGCGACGGCTAATCGCCATCGCTATCGGGCTTTTAGGGCCATCATGCTGATGGGTTTTGATACGAACACTTTCGCTTAAGTCTGGAATCTTCCAAGCACCTTTGCCGTGATAGGCATAATAGGTCACCCCAGAGACAGGGCCATACACTACCCCCATCACTGGCTTATTATTCTCGATCAAAGCAATAATGGTGGCAAAATCGCCACTGCGAGCAATAAACTCTTGGGTTCCATCAAGGGGATCGACTAACCAGTAGCGATCCCACTGCGAACGCTTATCTAAACTAATATCAGCCGCTTCTTCCGACAGCACTGGAATATCAGGTGTCAGATCCGATAGCTTTTCAATGATCAGTTTGTGAGCAGCAATATCGGCACTGGTGACCGGGGTTTCATCACTTTTGGTAAACTCTTCGTACTCTTTTTTCTCGTAAATATCGAGAATAAGCTGTCCGGCGCTGCGAGCAATTTCAATCACGGACGGTAAATGGTGAGACAAGTCTTCTGTTATTGGCATAAAAATTCCTTTGCGCTCTCGCTTAAACTCCTTTGCTCAAGGCAAGGCCGATAATTATTATTTTAAAATGCGTAGAGCGAGTAATAGCGCGGTAATACTGCGCGCTTCACTAAAATCGAGGTGCGTCAGCAGTTCTTCAGCTTGCGCCAACGGCCAACGAACCACATCTAATGGTTCAGGTTCATCACCTTCTAGTTTTTCTGAGTATAGATCTTCGGCGATGAATAGGGTCATTTTACTCGAGAAATAAGAAGGCGCTAAAACCACTTCTTTTAGCGGCGTTAGCTTATTCGAACCTTGACCTATTTCTTCTTTCAACTCTCGTACTGCAGCCTGCTCTGGCGTCTCACCCGGGTCAATTAGCCCTTTAGGAAAACCTAACTCATAGCGCTCTGTGCCCGCTGCGTATTCACGGACTAACAGAATATCGCCTTGAGCTGTGATCGGTACCATCATCACCGCGTTACGGCCACTTGGCTTCATGCGCTCATAGGTCCGTTCCTCACCATTACTAAAACGCAGATCCAGCGCTTCAATCGCGAACAGTCGTGATTGTGCAACTGTTTGTTTATCTAGAATTTCTGGTGGAGTACGTTTAGCCACGAGCCTGCTCCTTTACGAAGGTTGAAGTTCCTAATATATGAGAAATTTTATAAGTTTGAAAACAAAAAAGGGCCGGCATCGCTGCCAACCCTCTCGATTTTATTCAATTTAGAGCAATGTCTTAGTAGTAAGAGTGCTCACCGCGATCGTGTTCAGTCGCGTCACGTACCGCTGATAGCTCACCTTCGAACTGTTGTAGCAGCTCTTTCTCGATGCCTTCTTTAAGAGTCACATCAACCATTGAACAACCGTTACAACCACCACCAAAGGCTACGATTGCGACGCCTTGCTCAGTGATTTCAACTAGGTTTACGTGGCCACCATGACCTGCAAGCTGAGGGTTCACCTGAGTTTGAATTACGTACTCTACGCGCTCAACCAAAGGTGCATCATCAGACACTTTACGCATTTTCGCGTTTGGCGCTTTAAGGGTAAGTTGAGAACCCATCTTATCCGTCACAAAGTCGATCTCTGCGTCTTCAAGGAAAGGTAAGCTTAGTTCATCAATAAATGCTGAAAAACCTTCAAACTTAAGTTCTGTATCCGTAGATTCTACCGCTTCAGTTGGGCAGTAAGATACACCACACTCTGCATTTTGAGTGCCTGGGTTTACCACGAATACGCGAATGTTAGTGCCTTCTGGTTGCTGACCCAATAGGTTAGCAAAATGAGATTGGGCGTTTTCTGTAATAGTAATAGAATTTGACACGACGAATACCTGAGTAATTTTGTAGGCTATTTGTTGTCCATTTTACTCCTGAAAATTTAGAGGTCTAGCCTTTTGATCAAATTCAGCTAAGTTACTACGTCTGGAGTACGGCAAATGCAATAAATATCAACACTTTTCACGCCACTATCAAGCAGTAATTTGCATAAATGCTGCACCGTACTGCCTGTCGTCACAACATCATCAACAATTGCGACGTGGCGATAAGAATTTTCCTCTTTCAGTAACCTAAACGCCCCATTCAAGTTCACCTGCCTTTCACTTCGACTCAGCCCTTTCTGCTGTTTAGTCGCCCGAGTACGACGGAACAAAGGCCGATATTCACATCCTAATTGCTTAGCCAATGAGGCAGCCAATAGCTCACTTTGATTAAAGCCTCGACGCCACTGACGACGCCAATGCAACGGCACCGACGTGACCACTTCAGCAGGGGCATCTATATTTGGAATCAACAAATCAACCAACTTACTGGTGTGCCAAAACTGACCTTCATACTTCAAGTGATGTACATAGGTAGATAAGGGCTGTTGATAATCGCCAACACAATAGAGTCGGCGCCAAGGTGGAGGTGTAACCAAGCACTCACCGCACAAAAGCGTTTCAGCAACACAAGGTAAGCCACAACATTGACAGCGAGGTATCGGTAAGAACCTATCCCGACAGACAAAACAAAATCCATTGTGCTGCTCGTCCAGTGCCAAACCACATAACTCGCAGTTGAGCGGTAACAGGTCGGCGATGTAATTGATGATTCTTTGCGGTAACATGAGCAAAATCCCAGCAATGGAAAGTCCCATTGTGACGATCAAAATAGACGCTTAAGGATGGAAAAAGTGGTACAAGGCGAGAGCAAGTTACAACCTTTATTTTGGCACACAGCAGGCAGCGGCGACGATCTCGTCTTACTTCATGGCTGGGGAATGAATGGGGCTGTTTGGCAGCAAACTGTCGATGTTCTTAGCCAACACTATTGCGTTCACGTGGTCGATCTTCCGGGCTTTGGTCATAGCCATCAATCTTGTTTCACCAATATGCAAGAGTTAGCCAGTCAGGTTTTAGCCGATGCTCCGCAAAAAGCAGTTTGGCTGGGTTGGTCATTAGGCGGATTACTGGCAACGCATATCGCGCTCAATCATCCGGAACGAGTGCAAAAGCTGATTACTGTGGCAAGTTCACCAAAGTTTGCCGCCGAGAAGCGTTGGCGTGGCATCAAACCAGATGTACTGAGTAATTTCACCGAACAATTAGTCGAAGACTTTCAACTAACGGTCGAGCGCTTTATGGCTCTGCAAGCGATGGGCAGTCCTTCTGCAAGACAAGATGTTAAACAGCTCAAAAAAGCCGTGCTTTCTCGCCCTGCGCCTAACCCAGACTCACTGCTTGCTGGACTAAAGCTCCTGGCCGATATCGATTATCGCGCGGAGTTAGAACGTTTAACCACACCGACGCTGCGACTCTATGGTCGACTTGATGGCCTAGTACCCATCAAGGTAGCCAGTGACGTCGATAACCTGCTACCAGCGAGTGAAAGTCATACCTTTAGTGCCTCTTCCCACGCGCCCTTTATGACCGAGTTTGATGAATTTTGTCACAAAGTCCGCCAGTTTATTGCCTAAGTTTTTGTTTCTATTAGGCACATTCAAATAATTGTCACTTGCGCTAAATATTTGTCACCACTGGTCGATAAATATACTAACCGAAGGAGTGTTCGCTCCAACGGTTGGGCGTGAGGAGACAAACAATGCTCGTATCACCTACGAACGTAAGCGTTCCACTGATCGCCCCATCGGTTAATGTGCAAACTGAGCAAGCGGCACGCGACAATAAAGTCCGTGAGCCAATTGCTCCAACCATTGCATTAGCCAAGAGCAACGCCGAACGAAAAGTGACAGCAGACGATAAACGGCGCAAGCAATCTTCATGGGATCCCTCAGAGCACCCTAGCTATGAGACGGATGATGTGGAGGATGTCGTTGCCGCTTCTCACTATCAGGCCGAAGATACCATCGAACGGCTTTTTAAACTGCTTTCACTCGATAGTTACAGCGAACATCAAGGTAAAGGCTATGCTATGCGCTTTCGCTTGCCGAGGCGCATAATCGATGCGGCGATATCAGAAGGAATGATGGCCAAACGCAGGACGGTGATAAAGTTTCATTACGGACATGCGGTTGTGCCCAACACTCCCTCTGATGTAATTGCGGTGTTGTAGTACCTTATCTTGCATTAGCTCGATAAGGTAATACCCAAAAAAATCCCCGCCAGTATCACTACTGCGGGGATTTGTCTTTTCAGTTAGATCGCGAAAAATTAACGCTTGGCTTTGGCAAATGCGGCGGCAAATGCACCACCCATTGCGCTGTTGCCATTCGATTCTTCACCACGGCGTTGGTTGCCTTGCGGCTGACGCTGCTGGCCACGTGGTGCACTTGAACGTTGAGAGCGATTATCTTGTCCTGGTTCATCTTTTAAGCGCATCGACAGACCAATACGTTTACGCTGCACGTCCACTTCCATCACTTTCACTTTGACGATATCGCCCGCTTTAACCACTTCACGCGGGTCAGAAACGTAGCGGTCAGTCAGAGCAGAAATATGCACTAGACCATCTTGGTGAACACCGATATCGACAAACGCACCAAAGTTCGCCACGTTCGATACCACGCCTTCCAATACCATGCCCGGTTCAAGATCCGACACCGAATTCACACCCTCAGCGAAGGTTGCTGTCTTAAACTCTGGGCGAGGGTCACGACCCGGCTTATCCAGCTCTTTAATGATGTCGGTTACCGTTGGCACACCAAAGCTCTCGTCTGTGTAGTCCACGGCATGTAGGCCACGTAAAAACTGAGTATCGCCAATCAAGGCTTTAACATCTTTGCGGTTCTTCTCAGCGATTGCTTTGACTACGGGGTACGCTTCAGGGTGAACCGATGAGGCATCTAGTGGGTTTTTACCATCCATAATGCGCAAGAAACCGGCACACTGCTCAAACGCTTTTGGCCCTAAACGAGCGACTTTCTTTAATGTTGTACGCGCTTCAAAGCGACCGTTCTCATCACGGAAATCGACAATGTTCTGCGCGATAGTGCTCGACAAGCCTGCTACGCGTGTCAGAAGCGCGGCAGAGGCGGTATTCACATCAACACCCACCGCATTTACACAGTCTTCCACAATCGCATCTAGACGTTTTGCCAGCATTGATTGGCTAACATCGTGCTGATATTGACCGACACCAATCGACTTAGGATCGATTTTCACTAGCTCGGCCAACGGGTCTTGCAGGCGGCGTGCAATCGACACAGCGCCACGCAGAGACACGTCCATGTTTGGAAACTCTTTTGCTGCAAGCTCTGATGCTGAGTAAACCGATGCACCGGCTTCACTGACGATGATTTTCTGCACTTTCAGGTTGCCACGTTTAATAAGGTCAGCGACAAAGCTATCCGTTTCACGTGAGGCCGTACCGTTACCAATCGCAATCAAATCGACATTGTACTTACGCACCAAAGCATCAACGATTTGCGCCGATTTATCGTATTGTTTTTGCGGTGGATGCGGGTAGATGGTTTCAGTCGTCAGCACTTTACCGGTTGAGTCCACCACTGCGATTTTCGAGCCGGTGCGTAAACCCGGATCGAGACCCAGAGTTGCACGAGGGCCTGCCGGTGCTGCCATCAACAAATCTTTTAAGTTAGTGGCAAACACTTCAATTGCTTCAATTTCAGCGCGCTCTTTCATGGCGCCCATCAGCTCGGTTTCCATGTGCATCGACACCTTGATGCGCCATGCCCAGCTAATGACCTGCTTACGCCATCCGTCAGCAGGAGCACTGCTGAGGGAAATACCGTAGTGGTCACTGATAATCGTTTCGCAGTAAGACTGACGTGCGCTCTCTTCCTGTTCAGGATCCGCATTCATCGCTAGAGTTAAGAAGCCTTCGTTACGACCACGCAGCATGGCCAAAGCGCGGTGAGACGGCACTTTACTGATCGCTTCATTGTGCTCGAAGTAATCTTTAAATTTTTCGCCTTCTTGCTGCTTACCATCGACAACGCGGGCAACCAGCTCAGCACTGCGATTAAGATGATGACGAATCTTCTCCAGTAAATTGGCATCTTCAGCAATTCGTTCCATCACGATAGCACGAGCACCATCAAGTGCCGCTTTGGTGTCAGCAATGCCTTTATCAGCCGCAAGATAGTTTGCCGCTTCGCTTTCTGGATCGGTTTGTGGCTCATTCCACAACTTATCAGCCAGAGGCTCTAGACCTGCTTCAATCGCGATTTGGCCTTTAGTACGACGTTTAGGTTTGTAAGGCAGATAGAGATCTTCTAGGCGCGTTTTACTGTCTGCTTGATTGATTTCAGCTTCTAGCTCTGAGGTCAATTTGCCTTGTTCTTGAATGGATTTCAGAATGGTTTGACGACGCTCATTAAGTTCACGTAAGTACGCGAGGCGGCTATCAAGGTTACGCAGTTGGGTATCATCCAGACCACCGGTCACTTCTTTACGGTAACGAGCAATAAATGGCACCGTATTACCATCATCAATTAGGTTTACAGCAGCAATGACTTGCTCTGAGCGTACATTTAGCTCTTGAGCAATCAAATTACAGATAGCTTGGCTCATCCGTGTATTCTCTTAATTCTATGTGTGGGTTTTCAGCTTTCGCTTCTGTGCGCTTCAAAGCTATTGGGTATGTTCAATATATTGGGGTAACCATCAGATATTGCAATGCTTCCGACGCAGCGCAGAAAATTAACCTATAAATTACGGCGCTCAGTAGGACATTGGTCAAAATTGTGTCAAAACTAGAGGTAAATCCGAGACTTCTTGATTAGAAACTGCCTACTCTTTCTATACACCCAGATTCTCTCTTAGACTGATGCGGAAAATATCAATGAATAAAATGTCATTGGCGCTAGCCTTAGCCAGCTCATTACTGACTAGCTCTTTTGCTTGGGCAGAACCTCTTGCTGCCACCACCCAAAGCCCAATTTACCAACTCGACGATAAACTGGTCCTTGGCCGCGTTGAAAGTGTCTACCTCAGTGACATTCCAGCATTAGAGGGAATATCATTCGCAGGCAAGATAGATACCGGTGCAGATACCACCTCGATGCACGCCGACAATATTCATGTCATAAGCCTGAACCCAAAATTCCAACACC encodes the following:
- a CDS encoding amidophosphoribosyltransferase is translated as MLPQRIINYIADLLPLNCELCGLALDEQHNGFCFVCRDRFLPIPRCQCCGLPCVAETLLCGECLVTPPPWRRLYCVGDYQQPLSTYVHHLKYEGQFWHTSKLVDLLIPNIDAPAEVVTSVPLHWRRQWRRGFNQSELLAASLAKQLGCEYRPLFRRTRATKQQKGLSRSERQVNLNGAFRLLKEENSYRHVAIVDDVVTTGSTVQHLCKLLLDSGVKSVDIYCICRTPDVVT
- the bioH gene encoding pimeloyl-ACP methyl ester esterase BioH — protein: MEKVVQGESKLQPLFWHTAGSGDDLVLLHGWGMNGAVWQQTVDVLSQHYCVHVVDLPGFGHSHQSCFTNMQELASQVLADAPQKAVWLGWSLGGLLATHIALNHPERVQKLITVASSPKFAAEKRWRGIKPDVLSNFTEQLVEDFQLTVERFMALQAMGSPSARQDVKQLKKAVLSRPAPNPDSLLAGLKLLADIDYRAELERLTTPTLRLYGRLDGLVPIKVASDVDNLLPASESHTFSASSHAPFMTEFDEFCHKVRQFIA
- a CDS encoding Tex family protein, which codes for MSQAICNLIAQELNVRSEQVIAAVNLIDDGNTVPFIARYRKEVTGGLDDTQLRNLDSRLAYLRELNERRQTILKSIQEQGKLTSELEAEINQADSKTRLEDLYLPYKPKRRTKGQIAIEAGLEPLADKLWNEPQTDPESEAANYLAADKGIADTKAALDGARAIVMERIAEDANLLEKIRHHLNRSAELVARVVDGKQQEGEKFKDYFEHNEAISKVPSHRALAMLRGRNEGFLTLAMNADPEQEESARQSYCETIISDHYGISLSSAPADGWRKQVISWAWRIKVSMHMETELMGAMKERAEIEAIEVFATNLKDLLMAAPAGPRATLGLDPGLRTGSKIAVVDSTGKVLTTETIYPHPPQKQYDKSAQIVDALVRKYNVDLIAIGNGTASRETDSFVADLIKRGNLKVQKIIVSEAGASVYSASELAAKEFPNMDVSLRGAVSIARRLQDPLAELVKIDPKSIGVGQYQHDVSQSMLAKRLDAIVEDCVNAVGVDVNTASAALLTRVAGLSSTIAQNIVDFRDENGRFEARTTLKKVARLGPKAFEQCAGFLRIMDGKNPLDASSVHPEAYPVVKAIAEKNRKDVKALIGDTQFLRGLHAVDYTDESFGVPTVTDIIKELDKPGRDPRPEFKTATFAEGVNSVSDLEPGMVLEGVVSNVANFGAFVDIGVHQDGLVHISALTDRYVSDPREVVKAGDIVKVKVMEVDVQRKRIGLSMRLKDEPGQDNRSQRSSAPRGQQRQPQGNQRRGEESNGNSAMGGAFAAAFAKAKR
- the cysQ gene encoding 3'(2'),5'-bisphosphate nucleotidase CysQ, which produces MPITEDLSHHLPSVIEIARSAGQLILDIYEKKEYEEFTKSDETPVTSADIAAHKLIIEKLSDLTPDIPVLSEEAADISLDKRSQWDRYWLVDPLDGTQEFIARSGDFATIIALIENNKPVMGVVYGPVSGVTYYAYHGKGAWKIPDLSESVRIKTHQHDGPKSPIAMAISRRQDINRITGRMSSAWNYDLVPLGSAALKACLVAEGAVDCYLRLGPTGEWDTAATQCIVEEAGGRILSTQLEPLSYNERDTLENPNFIVLGDENLPWDEILQVKD
- the nfuA gene encoding Fe-S biogenesis protein NfuA gives rise to the protein MSNSITITENAQSHFANLLGQQPEGTNIRVFVVNPGTQNAECGVSYCPTEAVESTDTELKFEGFSAFIDELSLPFLEDAEIDFVTDKMGSQLTLKAPNAKMRKVSDDAPLVERVEYVIQTQVNPQLAGHGGHVNLVEITEQGVAIVAFGGGCNGCSMVDVTLKEGIEKELLQQFEGELSAVRDATEHDRGEHSYY
- the nudE gene encoding ADP compounds hydrolase NudE; translation: MAKRTPPEILDKQTVAQSRLFAIEALDLRFSNGEERTYERMKPSGRNAVMMVPITAQGDILLVREYAAGTERYELGFPKGLIDPGETPEQAAVRELKEEIGQGSNKLTPLKEVVLAPSYFSSKMTLFIAEDLYSEKLEGDEPEPLDVVRWPLAQAEELLTHLDFSEARSITALLLALRILK